A genomic window from Nosocomiicoccus massiliensis includes:
- the ffh gene encoding signal recognition particle protein: MAFEGLGSRLQSILDDIKGKGKVTEQDIKTMMREVRLALLEADVNFKVVRQFIKDVSARAEGADVMKSLTPGQQVIKIVQEELTALMGGENAKINLAKKPPTVIMMVGLQGAGKTTTAGKLALLLRKQHNKKPLLVAGDIYRPAAIDQLETIGRQLDIPVYSMGDKEKVETIVENAMQYAKEEHLDTVIIDTAGRLHIDEDLMNELKNVKEISNPDEIMLVVDSMTGQDAVNVAESFNDLLDITGVTLTKLDGDTRGGAALSIRSVTEKPIKFIGVSEKLDGLEPFHPERMASRILGMGDILSIIDRAQANVDMEEQEKLEQKLKENSFTLDDFLDQMDQVKNMGPLDELIKMLPGANKIKGLDKVKMSGKEIDHVQAIIRSMTMEERENPEKLNISRKRRIAKGSGRSLQEVNRLLKQFNEMKKMMKQFTNQKGKRKNPFGGMGLPF, translated from the coding sequence GTGGCATTTGAAGGATTAGGTTCAAGGCTTCAAAGTATCTTAGATGATATTAAAGGTAAAGGTAAAGTCACAGAACAAGATATAAAAACGATGATGCGTGAAGTACGCTTAGCACTTCTTGAAGCGGACGTTAACTTTAAAGTTGTCCGTCAGTTTATTAAAGATGTGTCCGCGCGTGCTGAAGGCGCAGATGTCATGAAATCATTAACGCCAGGCCAACAAGTCATTAAAATCGTACAAGAAGAACTTACAGCGTTAATGGGTGGAGAAAATGCGAAAATCAATTTAGCAAAAAAACCACCGACAGTTATTATGATGGTTGGTTTACAAGGGGCAGGTAAAACGACGACTGCTGGTAAACTCGCGTTACTGTTACGTAAACAACATAACAAAAAACCATTACTCGTAGCAGGAGATATATACCGTCCTGCTGCGATTGACCAGTTAGAAACGATCGGCCGTCAATTAGACATTCCAGTCTATTCAATGGGAGACAAAGAAAAAGTCGAAACAATCGTAGAAAACGCGATGCAGTACGCAAAAGAAGAACATTTAGATACAGTCATCATCGATACAGCGGGTCGACTGCACATTGACGAAGATTTAATGAACGAATTAAAAAACGTCAAAGAAATTTCAAATCCAGATGAAATTATGCTCGTCGTCGACTCGATGACAGGTCAAGACGCAGTGAACGTCGCAGAATCGTTTAACGATTTACTAGACATCACAGGAGTGACACTCACAAAGTTAGACGGGGACACTCGTGGTGGTGCGGCACTTTCAATTCGTAGCGTCACTGAAAAACCGATTAAATTTATCGGGGTATCAGAAAAACTAGACGGTCTAGAACCGTTCCATCCAGAGCGTATGGCAAGCAGAATTCTCGGAATGGGAGATATTTTATCAATCATCGACCGTGCGCAAGCAAACGTCGACATGGAAGAGCAAGAAAAGCTCGAGCAAAAGTTAAAAGAAAACTCGTTTACGTTAGACGACTTTTTAGATCAAATGGACCAAGTGAAAAATATGGGACCACTCGATGAGTTAATCAAAATGCTTCCAGGTGCTAACAAAATTAAAGGGTTAGATAAAGTAAAAATGAGCGGTAAAGAAATTGACCATGTTCAAGCGATTATCCGTTCGATGACGATGGAAGAACGAGAAAACCCTGAAAAACTAAACATCTCAAGAAAGCGTCGTATCGCTAAAGGGTCAGGTCGATCACTTCAAGAAGTGAACCGTTTATTAAAACAATTTAACGAAATGAAAAAGATGATGAAGCAATTTACAAACCAAAAAGGGAAGCGTAAAAACCCATTTGGCGGCATGGGACTCCCATTTTAA
- the rpsP gene encoding 30S ribosomal protein S16, translating to MATKIRLTRMGSKRNPFYRIVVADSRVKRDGRIIEQLGYFDPLKEEDNVKLDDEKALEWMLTGAKPSDTVRSIFSKRGLMEKFHNAKQGK from the coding sequence ATGGCAACAAAAATCAGATTAACTCGTATGGGTTCTAAAAGAAATCCTTTCTACAGAATCGTAGTTGCGGACTCAAGAGTAAAAAGAGATGGTCGTATTATCGAGCAACTTGGTTACTTTGACCCATTAAAAGAAGAAGACAACGTTAAATTAGATGATGAAAAAGCATTAGAGTGGATGTTAACAGGTGCAAAACCTTCAGACACTGTACGTTCTATTTTCAGTAAACGTGGTCTTATGGAAAAATTCCATAACGCGAAACAAGGTAAATAA
- a CDS encoding KH domain-containing protein — protein MKQLLQTILQPIVRHPESLTITETTEDRKVVYTVNAHEEDIGRIIGKGGRAIKAVRTIMTAANDDPSVRVFVDVE, from the coding sequence ATGAAACAGCTACTCCAAACGATTTTACAACCTATCGTTCGTCATCCCGAGAGTCTTACGATTACTGAGACGACTGAAGATAGAAAAGTGGTCTATACTGTTAATGCACATGAAGAAGACATTGGCAGAATCATTGGTAAAGGTGGTCGTGCCATTAAAGCAGTGCGTACGATCATGACAGCAGCAAATGATGACCCGTCAGTAAGAGTGTTTGTTGACGTAGAGTAA
- the rimM gene encoding ribosome maturation factor RimM (Essential for efficient processing of 16S rRNA) has product MIDIGTLVNFHGVRGEVKILSSSDFTNERFAVGKTVTINNETYTITRYRKHKNFHMLTFDGVTNLNDVEHLKGHTVYQALDAIDIELPEGQYHYEDIIGCEVINLDNNETLGEVTSIIPTGSKDVFVVSDKYMIPNVDDFIKLIDIERKRIEIEPIEGLLDL; this is encoded by the coding sequence ATGATTGATATTGGAACATTAGTAAATTTCCACGGTGTCCGTGGTGAAGTTAAAATTTTAAGTAGTAGTGATTTTACGAACGAACGATTTGCGGTCGGTAAAACAGTGACGATTAACAACGAAACATATACAATCACGCGTTATCGTAAACATAAAAACTTTCATATGTTAACGTTCGACGGAGTTACAAATTTAAACGACGTAGAACATTTAAAAGGTCACACAGTGTATCAAGCACTAGATGCGATTGATATTGAACTACCAGAAGGGCAATATCATTATGAAGATATTATCGGCTGTGAAGTAATAAACTTAGACAATAACGAAACTTTAGGAGAAGTGACGTCAATTATCCCAACTGGTAGTAAAGACGTCTTTGTCGTATCTGATAAGTATATGATTCCAAACGTAGACGACTTTATTAAACTCATTGATATCGAGCGTAAACGAATTGAAATAGAACCGATTGAAGGGCTGTTAGATTTATGA
- the trmD gene encoding tRNA (guanosine(37)-N1)-methyltransferase TrmD, with translation MNIFYLTLFPEMYEGILSSSILKRANDKGIVSYKTINFRDYANNKHNQVDDYPYGGGAGMVLKPEPVYEAFESLHLENARVLLMCPSGRPFDQQFAEELSTEENIVFINGHYEGYDERIRNLATDEVSIGDYVLTGGEIASMAMTDAIVRLIPGVIQQESYENDSFSTGMLEHPHYTRPREYRGMKVPDVLLSGDHKKIEEWREEESLKRTKERRPDLIKNKK, from the coding sequence ATGAACATATTCTACTTAACATTATTTCCTGAAATGTATGAAGGTATTTTAAGTTCATCAATTTTAAAGCGTGCAAATGACAAAGGTATCGTGAGTTATAAAACGATTAACTTTAGAGATTACGCAAACAACAAACATAATCAAGTCGACGACTATCCGTACGGTGGTGGTGCTGGTATGGTCTTAAAACCAGAACCAGTATACGAAGCGTTTGAATCATTACATTTAGAAAACGCACGCGTATTACTCATGTGTCCGTCCGGAAGACCGTTCGATCAACAGTTTGCTGAAGAATTATCTACTGAAGAAAACATCGTTTTTATAAACGGACATTACGAAGGATATGATGAGCGTATACGAAACCTCGCAACTGATGAAGTTTCAATCGGGGACTACGTATTAACGGGAGGAGAAATTGCGTCGATGGCAATGACAGACGCCATCGTTCGTCTCATCCCTGGAGTCATTCAACAAGAAAGTTACGAAAACGACAGCTTTTCAACAGGTATGCTCGAGCATCCACATTACACGAGACCAAGAGAATATCGAGGTATGAAAGTACCAGACGTATTACTGAGTGGAGATCATAAAAAAATCGAAGAGTGGCGAGAAGAGGAATCGTTAAAACGCACAAAAGAAAGACGACCAGATTTAATAAAAAATAAAAAATAA
- the rplS gene encoding 50S ribosomal protein L19 — translation MSQQLLQDITKSQLKTDLPEFRAGDSVKVHVRITEGERERIQVFEGVVIRRRGGGISETFTVRKISYGVGVERTFPVHTPKIDKIEVTRKGSVRRAKLYYLRSLRGKAARIKEKREN, via the coding sequence ATGTCACAACAATTATTACAAGACATTACAAAGTCACAACTTAAAACTGACTTACCAGAGTTTAGAGCTGGGGACTCAGTAAAAGTACACGTACGTATCACTGAAGGTGAACGTGAAAGAATCCAGGTGTTCGAAGGTGTAGTTATTCGTCGCCGTGGTGGTGGAATTTCTGAAACATTCACAGTAAGAAAAATCTCTTACGGTGTTGGAGTAGAAAGAACATTCCCTGTTCACACACCAAAAATCGATAAAATCGAAGTGACTCGTAAAGGTAGCGTACGTCGTGCGAAATTATACTACTTACGTAGCTTACGTGGTAAAGCAGCACGTATCAAAGAGAAACGCGAAAACTAA
- a CDS encoding ABC-2 transporter permease encodes MLNYMIRDIKIQKNYLYLLPLLILFLMYMETPINVVLAVAMVYIPVNAVYLLAKSNINHFDLTLPYARKDIVNYRYMSTLLYAIVGGTVVALILKAIGFDVSLLDLEFALQSTLWLSVVFFPLSFALTTEKALLISVYVVFSLFMIQTVFLGYAVENVQQLAKADNPFTLMIHIGFVLACVLFVVSWLLSLFIIKRKDI; translated from the coding sequence ATGTTAAACTATATGATCAGAGATATTAAAATTCAAAAGAATTACCTATACCTCTTACCATTACTCATTCTATTTCTAATGTATATGGAAACTCCTATAAATGTAGTCTTAGCCGTTGCAATGGTGTATATTCCGGTAAACGCGGTTTATTTACTCGCAAAGTCTAACATCAACCATTTTGATTTAACACTTCCTTATGCGAGAAAAGACATCGTAAATTACAGATATATGAGTACATTATTATACGCGATTGTAGGCGGTACGGTAGTCGCTTTAATACTAAAAGCTATTGGTTTTGACGTTTCATTATTAGACTTAGAATTCGCTTTACAATCAACATTATGGCTTTCAGTAGTGTTTTTCCCATTAAGCTTTGCACTTACGACAGAGAAAGCTTTACTCATCTCAGTGTATGTCGTGTTCTCACTATTTATGATTCAAACGGTATTTCTAGGATACGCAGTAGAAAACGTACAACAACTGGCTAAAGCTGATAATCCATTCACACTCATGATACACATCGGATTTGTTTTAGCTTGTGTACTTTTCGTTGTCTCTTGGCTACTTAGCTTATTCATTATTAAAAGAAAAGATATTTAA
- a CDS encoding ABC transporter ATP-binding protein: MNQNAVELKNVNKHYKDFTIEDLNLNIKKGFVTGFVGRNGAGKSTTIEMIMNLTRPNSGEVKVFGLDISNNEKVVKDKIGYVDAASNYMESFKLNDIIKYVSKTYSNWDEKACSHYIKEFNLPLNKKFKDFSTGMRAKASIALALSHNAELFIMDEPTTGLDPVVRREIIETLREIMVNEDRTILFSTHITEDLEKLADYIVMIDDGEIILNTSKNDLAENYFIVHGSNDLLDRDTESYFTSIKKGDVNFEALTKSPKEVEAVFSDTVVIEPVKIDDIIYHLKGEK, translated from the coding sequence ATGAATCAAAATGCAGTTGAACTTAAAAACGTAAATAAACACTACAAAGATTTTACGATTGAAGATTTAAACTTAAATATTAAAAAAGGTTTTGTTACAGGATTTGTCGGACGAAACGGTGCAGGTAAATCGACGACGATTGAAATGATTATGAACCTGACACGACCAAATTCTGGTGAAGTTAAAGTATTTGGTTTAGATATTAGTAACAATGAAAAGGTAGTAAAAGATAAAATTGGTTACGTAGATGCTGCCAGTAACTACATGGAAAGTTTTAAACTTAACGACATTATTAAATACGTTTCAAAAACGTATTCTAACTGGGATGAGAAGGCTTGTAGTCACTATATTAAAGAGTTTAATTTACCTTTAAACAAAAAATTTAAAGATTTTTCTACAGGAATGCGTGCAAAAGCATCGATTGCTCTCGCATTATCTCATAACGCTGAACTATTTATTATGGATGAGCCAACGACAGGTCTAGACCCAGTTGTAAGAAGAGAAATTATAGAAACATTAAGAGAGATTATGGTAAATGAAGATAGAACTATTTTATTTTCAACGCATATTACCGAAGATCTTGAAAAGTTAGCAGACTACATCGTCATGATCGACGACGGTGAAATTATACTAAACACTTCTAAAAATGATTTAGCTGAGAATTACTTTATCGTTCATGGTAGTAACGACTTATTAGATAGAGATACAGAATCATATTTTACATCGATTAAAAAAGGTGACGTGAACTTTGAAGCTTTAACTAAATCACCAAAAGAAGTTGAAGCGGTGTTCAGCGACACTGTAGTGATAGAACCCGTAAAAATCGATGATATCATCTACCACTTAAAGGGGGAGAAATAA
- a CDS encoding GntR family transcriptional regulator produces MNILIDNTSKTPIYEQIVNQIKESIMNGSLNEGDALPSMRQLAKDLKVSVITTKRAYEELENEGFTYSVVGKGSFVKEQNLEQIRERKLKLLEEMIDDVIQNSKSLNLSKDELFELINILYEE; encoded by the coding sequence ATGAATATTCTCATTGACAATACGAGTAAAACTCCGATTTACGAACAAATTGTAAATCAAATTAAGGAGAGTATTATGAATGGTTCTCTTAATGAAGGGGATGCGCTACCTTCTATGCGTCAACTCGCTAAAGATTTAAAAGTAAGTGTCATCACGACAAAACGTGCGTATGAAGAGTTAGAAAATGAAGGATTTACGTATTCCGTTGTTGGAAAGGGATCATTTGTTAAAGAGCAAAACCTCGAGCAAATCCGTGAAAGAAAATTAAAGCTACTAGAAGAGATGATTGACGATGTAATTCAAAACAGTAAATCTCTCAATTTATCAAAAGATGAATTGTTTGAGTTAATTAACATTTTATATGAGGAGTGA
- a CDS encoding GNAT family N-acetyltransferase: MIIRRLEDKDIESLMHLVNITMREVNTETYPDELIEQWVDEQKEDYYREEAKDTHVYVIEKEGNLIASGGISKPVDGVSTLKLVYVHPDHGGEGLGRKIMETVLEDEYVKEADKIVGSALINAIRFYKKFGFRTKDDEYVFNEDGTIEIEKDVS; encoded by the coding sequence ATGATAATCAGACGACTTGAAGATAAAGATATTGAATCATTAATGCATTTAGTAAACATCACGATGCGAGAAGTAAATACAGAAACATATCCCGATGAGTTAATCGAGCAGTGGGTAGATGAACAAAAAGAAGACTATTATAGAGAAGAAGCAAAAGACACACATGTTTACGTCATTGAAAAAGAAGGAAACCTAATAGCAAGTGGCGGTATTTCAAAACCGGTTGACGGTGTATCGACACTTAAACTCGTATACGTTCACCCAGATCACGGTGGTGAAGGGCTCGGTCGTAAAATTATGGAGACCGTGTTAGAAGATGAGTACGTAAAAGAAGCGGATAAAATTGTCGGTAGTGCATTAATTAATGCGATTCGTTTTTATAAAAAGTTCGGTTTTAGAACGAAAGACGATGAGTATGTGTTTAACGAAGACGGCACGATTGAAATTGAAAAGGATGTTTCATAA